The proteins below are encoded in one region of Paraburkholderia phenazinium:
- the fusA gene encoding elongation factor G produces the protein MPRKTPIERYRNIGISAHIDAGKTTTTERILFYTGVTHKIGEVHDGAATMDWMEQEQERGITITSAATTAFWKGMAGNYPEHRINIIDTPGHVDFTIEVERSMRVLDGACMVYDSVGGVQPQSETVWRQANKYKVPRIAFVNKMDRVGADFFRVQRQIGDRLKGIAVPIQIPVGAEDHFQGVVDLVKMKAIYWDEENQGIKFEYRDIPAELADTAKEWHDKMVEAAAEASEELLDKYLGGETLTEEEIKHGIRVRCIANEIVPMLCGSAFKNKGVQAMLDAVIDYLPSPIDVPAITGHDEYDKEIERHPSDTDPFSALAFKIMTDPFVGQLIFFRVYSGVVNSGDTVYNAVKEKKERLGRILQMHANERKEIKEVYAGDIAAAVGLKEATTGDTLCDPNHVIILERMIFPEPVISQAVEPKTKVDQEKMGIALNRLAQEDPSFRVQTDEESGQTIISGMGELHLEILVDRMKREFGVEATVGKPQVAYRETVRNKVEDVEGKFVKQSGGRGQYGHAVITLEPAPQGKGYEFVDAIKGGVIPREYIPAVDKGIIETLKAGVLAGYPVVDVKVTLTFGSYHDVDSNENAFRMAGSMAFKEAMRKAKPVLLEPMMAVEVETPEDFMGNVMGDLSSRRGMVQGMEDIAGGGGKLVRAEVPLAEMFGYSTSLRSATQGRATYTMEFKHYAETPNNVAEAVINAKQK, from the coding sequence GTGCCCCGCAAGACTCCCATCGAGCGCTACCGGAATATCGGCATCAGCGCTCACATCGATGCCGGCAAAACCACAACCACCGAGCGCATCCTCTTCTACACCGGCGTGACTCACAAGATCGGTGAAGTTCACGACGGCGCGGCGACGATGGACTGGATGGAGCAGGAGCAGGAGCGCGGCATCACGATCACATCGGCTGCCACGACTGCGTTCTGGAAAGGCATGGCCGGCAACTATCCTGAACACCGGATCAACATCATCGACACCCCGGGCCACGTCGACTTCACGATTGAAGTTGAACGCTCGATGCGCGTGCTCGACGGCGCCTGCATGGTGTACGACTCGGTCGGCGGCGTGCAGCCGCAGTCCGAAACCGTGTGGCGTCAGGCGAACAAGTACAAGGTGCCGCGTATCGCGTTCGTCAACAAGATGGACCGCGTCGGCGCCGACTTCTTCCGCGTACAGCGGCAGATCGGCGATCGCCTGAAGGGCATTGCGGTACCGATCCAGATTCCGGTCGGTGCGGAAGATCATTTCCAGGGCGTGGTCGACCTCGTCAAGATGAAGGCGATCTACTGGGACGAAGAGAACCAGGGCATCAAGTTCGAGTACCGCGACATCCCGGCGGAACTCGCGGACACCGCGAAGGAATGGCACGACAAGATGGTCGAGGCCGCCGCTGAAGCGAGCGAGGAACTGCTCGACAAATACCTCGGCGGCGAGACCCTGACCGAAGAGGAAATCAAGCACGGTATCCGCGTACGCTGCATTGCCAACGAAATCGTGCCGATGCTGTGCGGCAGCGCGTTCAAGAACAAGGGCGTGCAAGCCATGCTCGACGCGGTGATCGATTACCTGCCGTCGCCGATCGACGTGCCCGCCATCACGGGTCACGACGAGTACGACAAGGAAATCGAGCGCCATCCGAGCGACACCGATCCGTTCTCCGCGCTCGCCTTCAAGATCATGACCGATCCGTTCGTCGGCCAGTTGATTTTCTTCCGCGTCTATTCGGGCGTGGTGAATTCGGGCGACACGGTCTACAACGCGGTCAAGGAAAAGAAGGAGCGCCTCGGCCGGATCCTGCAGATGCATGCGAACGAGCGCAAGGAAATCAAGGAAGTCTACGCGGGCGACATCGCCGCGGCCGTCGGCCTGAAGGAAGCGACCACGGGCGACACGCTGTGCGATCCGAATCACGTGATCATCCTTGAACGGATGATCTTCCCTGAGCCGGTGATTTCGCAGGCCGTCGAGCCGAAGACCAAGGTCGACCAGGAAAAGATGGGCATTGCGCTGAACCGCCTTGCTCAGGAAGATCCGTCGTTCCGCGTGCAAACGGATGAAGAATCCGGCCAGACCATCATCTCGGGGATGGGCGAGCTGCACCTGGAAATTCTGGTCGACCGCATGAAGCGCGAGTTCGGCGTGGAAGCGACCGTTGGCAAGCCGCAGGTTGCTTACCGCGAAACGGTGCGCAACAAGGTCGAGGATGTCGAAGGCAAGTTCGTCAAGCAGTCCGGCGGCCGCGGTCAGTACGGTCACGCTGTGATCACGCTGGAACCGGCGCCGCAAGGCAAGGGCTACGAATTCGTCGACGCGATCAAGGGCGGCGTGATTCCGCGCGAATACATCCCGGCGGTAGACAAGGGCATTATCGAAACGCTGAAGGCCGGCGTGCTGGCGGGCTATCCGGTGGTGGACGTGAAAGTGACGCTGACTTTCGGTTCGTACCACGACGTCGACTCGAACGAAAACGCGTTCCGTATGGCCGGTTCGATGGCCTTCAAGGAAGCGATGCGCAAGGCCAAGCCGGTCCTGCTCGAGCCGATGATGGCCGTCGAAGTCGAGACGCCGGAAGACTTCATGGGTAACGTGATGGGCGACCTGTCGAGCCGTCGCGGCATGGTGCAAGGCATGGAGGATATCGCCGGCGGTGGCGGCAAGCTGGTACGCGCCGAAGTGCCGCTCGCGGAGATGTTCGGCTATTCCACCTCGCTGCGTTCCGCAACGCAAGGCCGCGCGACGTACACGATGGAGTTCAAGCACTACGCTGAAACGCCGAACAACGTCGCGGAAGCGGTGATCAACGCCAAGCAGAAGTAA
- a CDS encoding ABC transporter ATP-binding protein: MNGPPPASFPAFDVSKSDRTDALTLVGLTVTYRIRGRDRGVLHDVSFRIRRGEAYGLVGESGCGKSTVAMAALRYLPRNGKAKAGKILIAGQDVQTLDADALRTMRATAISMVYQDPGRALNPSMTIARQVAEAFEAAGASRSEALTRTLEMLRRVRIAAPERVMDSYPHQLSGGMQQRVVIAMALASNPALLILDEPTTGLDATVEAEVLDLVAQLRKELGTAVLFISHNLAVIGRMCERVGVLYAGRLVEEGATQDVFARPRHPYTVGLLRCLPTSGRSKERERLDTIAGQLPSPGSVTQGCIYADRCRLADDRCRREAPPPHRVAGAHGDQMSRCHYHERAMELPRTSTEAVSPQPGAGKDALPANAAAHGALVLRAERVSKTFHVGGVALRAVDDVSLDLATGETLGLVGESGSGKTTLAKLMLGLLAPDAGSILELDGKPLPARVTSRNDEQVKSLQIVFQNPDSALNRSHSVRRLIGRALSRLAALSGPAQDERLAALTAAVRLPDRYLGSRTRQLSGGLKQRVAIARAFAGEPRVVVCDEPTSALDVSVQASILNLLADLQRARGVSYVFISHDLHVVRYLSDRIAVLYVGRLLEIGPAAAVFDGPHHPYTEALLSSAPALDAVNRGERIRLSGEMPSPASPPSGCVFHTRCPRKLGAICEQQDPPFVDAGSGHRIRCHIPIEELRALQGAQPVVVQGTVPDAPPGGTPGEV, encoded by the coding sequence ATGAACGGCCCCCCTCCCGCCTCGTTTCCCGCCTTCGACGTCTCGAAGAGCGACCGCACCGACGCGCTGACGCTAGTCGGCCTCACCGTCACTTACCGGATCCGCGGACGTGATCGCGGGGTCTTGCACGACGTCTCGTTCCGCATACGGCGCGGCGAGGCATATGGCCTGGTGGGCGAATCAGGTTGCGGCAAATCGACCGTCGCAATGGCAGCGCTGCGCTATCTGCCGCGCAACGGCAAAGCGAAAGCAGGCAAGATCCTGATCGCCGGACAGGATGTGCAGACGCTCGACGCCGATGCGTTACGCACGATGCGCGCCACCGCGATCTCGATGGTCTACCAGGACCCGGGCCGCGCGCTGAATCCGTCGATGACGATTGCGCGCCAGGTCGCCGAGGCCTTCGAAGCAGCGGGCGCCAGCCGCAGCGAGGCGCTGACGCGCACGCTCGAGATGCTGCGGCGTGTGCGCATCGCGGCGCCTGAACGGGTGATGGACAGTTATCCTCATCAATTGTCGGGCGGCATGCAACAGCGCGTGGTGATCGCGATGGCGCTCGCGTCGAACCCCGCCCTGCTCATTCTCGACGAACCCACTACCGGTCTCGACGCCACCGTCGAAGCCGAGGTGCTGGATCTCGTCGCGCAACTGCGCAAGGAACTCGGCACCGCGGTCCTCTTCATCAGCCACAATCTCGCGGTCATCGGGCGTATGTGCGAACGTGTCGGCGTGCTGTATGCGGGCAGGCTCGTCGAAGAAGGCGCGACACAAGATGTGTTTGCCCGGCCTCGTCATCCGTACACGGTCGGCCTGCTACGCTGTCTGCCTACGTCGGGGCGCAGCAAGGAGCGCGAGCGGCTCGACACGATCGCGGGGCAACTGCCCTCGCCCGGCTCGGTCACGCAGGGTTGCATCTACGCAGACCGCTGCCGTCTCGCGGACGACCGCTGCCGCCGCGAGGCGCCACCGCCGCATCGTGTTGCCGGCGCGCACGGCGATCAGATGTCGCGTTGCCACTATCACGAGCGGGCGATGGAATTGCCTCGCACCAGCACGGAAGCGGTCTCGCCTCAACCCGGCGCTGGCAAAGATGCATTACCTGCCAACGCTGCCGCCCATGGCGCGCTTGTGCTGCGCGCCGAACGGGTTTCGAAGACATTCCACGTGGGAGGCGTCGCGCTACGCGCGGTCGACGACGTCTCGCTCGACCTGGCTACCGGCGAAACCTTGGGCCTCGTCGGCGAGTCGGGCAGCGGCAAGACAACGCTCGCCAAGCTGATGCTCGGCCTGCTCGCACCCGACGCCGGCAGCATCCTCGAACTCGACGGCAAACCGCTGCCCGCTCGCGTCACGAGCCGCAACGACGAGCAGGTCAAATCGCTACAGATCGTGTTCCAGAACCCCGACTCGGCGCTCAACCGGTCGCATTCCGTGAGACGGCTGATTGGCCGCGCGCTCTCGCGGCTCGCAGCGTTGAGCGGCCCGGCACAGGACGAGCGGCTCGCCGCGTTGACGGCAGCCGTGCGCTTGCCGGATCGCTATCTCGGCTCCCGCACGCGGCAATTGTCGGGCGGCCTCAAGCAGCGCGTTGCGATCGCCCGCGCCTTCGCGGGTGAGCCGCGCGTGGTGGTGTGCGATGAACCCACCTCCGCGCTCGATGTCTCCGTGCAGGCGTCGATCCTCAACCTGCTCGCCGATCTGCAACGCGCGCGCGGTGTGAGCTACGTGTTCATCTCGCACGATCTGCACGTGGTTCGTTACCTGTCCGATCGCATCGCAGTGCTATACGTCGGACGGCTTCTGGAGATCGGGCCTGCCGCCGCGGTCTTCGACGGCCCGCATCATCCGTATACCGAGGCACTGCTGTCTTCGGCGCCGGCGCTCGATGCCGTCAATCGCGGCGAGCGCATTCGCCTGTCCGGCGAGATGCCGAGCCCGGCATCACCGCCTTCGGGCTGCGTGTTCCACACACGCTGCCCGCGCAAGCTCGGCGCTATCTGCGAGCAGCAGGATCCGCCTTTCGTCGACGCCGGCAGCGGGCATCGGATCCGCTGCCACATCCCCATCGAAGAGTTGCGCGCGCTGCAAGGCGCGCAGCCCGTCGTCGTCCAGGGCACGGTCCCCGACGCGCCCCCAGGTGGAACCCCAGGCGAAGTTTAA
- a CDS encoding cupin domain-containing protein gives MSHDHPHDHDHDHPHEPDSAASNESTPVDWCEHGVKVIRGDQLDSNTAQTPGMNRAAAINAARVGAQKIWAGTVTIHPNAKTGAHHHGALESVIYVVRGQARMRWGEHLEFTAEAGPGDFIFVPPYVPHQEINGSTDDPLECVLVRSDNEAVVVNLNIDAVEAPETVFWVDPIHKHPHEH, from the coding sequence ATGAGTCACGACCATCCGCATGATCACGATCATGACCACCCGCATGAACCCGATAGCGCCGCGTCCAATGAAAGCACGCCTGTCGACTGGTGCGAACATGGCGTCAAGGTGATCCGCGGCGATCAGCTCGACAGCAACACCGCGCAAACGCCGGGCATGAACCGCGCCGCCGCAATCAACGCGGCGCGCGTCGGCGCGCAGAAAATCTGGGCAGGCACGGTGACGATCCATCCGAATGCCAAGACCGGCGCGCATCATCACGGCGCGCTGGAAAGCGTCATCTACGTCGTACGCGGCCAGGCACGCATGCGCTGGGGCGAGCACCTCGAGTTCACCGCCGAAGCCGGTCCCGGCGACTTCATCTTCGTGCCGCCCTACGTGCCGCATCAGGAGATCAACGGCAGCACCGACGACCCGCTCGAATGCGTGCTCGTGCGCAGCGATAACGAGGCGGTGGTGGTGAACCTGAACATCGACGCGGTCGAAGCGCCGGAAACCGTGTTCTGGGTCGATCCGATCCACAAGCATCCGCACGAACACTAA
- a CDS encoding ABC transporter permease, with protein MSTIVPGTPATPAVREPRFDQLRVLLRSPTFVVGVAIVLWWVVCAIAGRWIAPLDAYASDPLNSLMPPDHAHWFGTDQLGRDVFSRVIVGARDILTIAPLATLLGTVAGTALGLVVGYFEGWVDNVVGRAIDAVLALPLVIVALLALAAVGASNLTVILVIGITFTPITARTVRAAVFAERHLDYVAAAQLRGERAPYIMFAEILPNVLPPIIVEATVRLGYAIFAVATLSFLGFGIQPPSADWGLALSESYTLMAGGAWWTVVFDAAAIASLVVGVNLIADSVQGVLDR; from the coding sequence ATGAGCACGATTGTCCCCGGCACACCGGCTACGCCTGCCGTACGCGAGCCCCGCTTCGATCAGTTGCGCGTGCTGCTGCGCTCGCCGACATTCGTGGTCGGCGTGGCGATCGTCCTGTGGTGGGTGGTCTGTGCAATTGCGGGACGCTGGATCGCGCCGCTCGACGCCTACGCCTCCGACCCGCTCAACTCGCTGATGCCGCCCGATCACGCGCACTGGTTCGGCACCGATCAGCTCGGCCGCGATGTGTTCTCGCGCGTTATCGTCGGCGCTCGCGACATCCTCACCATCGCGCCGCTCGCCACGCTGCTCGGCACCGTGGCGGGCACGGCCCTTGGCCTCGTGGTCGGCTACTTCGAAGGCTGGGTCGACAATGTAGTGGGACGCGCGATCGACGCCGTGCTGGCGCTGCCGCTCGTGATCGTCGCACTGCTTGCGCTGGCCGCCGTGGGCGCCTCGAACCTAACGGTGATCCTCGTAATCGGCATCACGTTCACGCCGATCACCGCACGCACCGTACGCGCTGCGGTGTTTGCCGAACGCCATCTCGACTACGTCGCGGCGGCACAACTGCGCGGCGAGCGCGCGCCCTACATCATGTTTGCGGAGATCCTCCCGAACGTACTGCCGCCGATTATCGTCGAAGCCACCGTGCGCCTCGGCTACGCGATTTTCGCGGTGGCGACGCTGTCCTTTCTCGGCTTCGGCATCCAGCCGCCGTCTGCGGATTGGGGCCTCGCGTTGTCCGAGTCGTACACGCTGATGGCGGGCGGTGCGTGGTGGACGGTCGTGTTCGATGCCGCTGCCATCGCCTCGCTGGTGGTCGGCGTGAACCTGATCGCCGATAGCGTGCAAGGCGTGCTCGACCGATGA
- a CDS encoding DUF192 domain-containing protein codes for MRISLRSLLARFAFAIALPLAAASFTLAPVHNAYAQQMPPGAKQPGDFPRAKLTVGMFVIDAAVASNDADREQGLMYRSQLAPNEGMLFVFGENAVHCFWMKNTLIPLSIAFIRADGTITDIDEMDAETTNNHCPRNNGVYALEMSKNWFASKGIKPGMTIQGLPAAQ; via the coding sequence GTGCGAATTTCCCTGCGCTCGTTGCTCGCGCGCTTTGCGTTTGCCATTGCGTTACCGTTGGCCGCCGCCTCGTTCACGCTCGCCCCCGTCCACAATGCGTACGCGCAGCAGATGCCGCCCGGTGCCAAGCAACCCGGTGATTTCCCGCGCGCCAAGCTGACTGTGGGCATGTTCGTGATCGACGCCGCTGTCGCCTCCAATGATGCGGATCGCGAACAAGGCCTGATGTACCGCTCGCAACTCGCCCCCAACGAAGGCATGCTGTTCGTATTCGGCGAGAATGCGGTGCACTGTTTCTGGATGAAAAACACGCTGATCCCACTGTCGATCGCTTTCATCCGCGCCGACGGCACGATCACCGACATCGACGAGATGGATGCCGAAACGACCAACAACCATTGCCCGCGCAACAACGGTGTGTACGCGCTGGAAATGAGCAAGAACTGGTTCGCGTCGAAGGGCATCAAGCCGGGTATGACGATTCAGGGGTTGCCGGCGGCGCAATAA
- a CDS encoding ABC transporter permease — protein MSTALTPSTPRVSKGNAGRVARFLATRLALSVITLWLLSVIVFAGGQLLPGDIGRAILGPLADARAVAALNHQLGSDRPLLTQYVEWITHFVRGDMGLSYAYREPVGPFIADALAHSAKLGLLAFIVVVPLGIAGGVWAAMHAGRWIDRTISIAGLSATVVPEFVSSITLILIFGVWLRWLPIEASYPPGAGVLEQLKHLILPVLPLVLVFFGYIARMARAGTVEALDADYTRTAILKGLPQRVVIWRHVLRNALLPTITVAATQLGYMIGGLVVVETLFHYQGIGSLIYNAAKAKDFPMLEAGVLTIGVVYTVANLAADALQVMLNPRLRVRSGE, from the coding sequence ATGTCGACTGCGCTCACGCCCTCCACCCCTCGCGTTAGCAAAGGCAACGCGGGACGGGTTGCGCGTTTTCTAGCGACGCGTCTGGCGCTGTCGGTGATCACGCTGTGGCTGCTCTCGGTGATCGTGTTTGCGGGCGGGCAGTTGCTGCCTGGCGACATCGGCCGCGCGATTCTCGGCCCGCTCGCCGATGCACGCGCGGTCGCCGCGCTCAATCATCAGCTCGGCTCGGACCGGCCGCTATTGACCCAATACGTCGAGTGGATCACGCACTTCGTGCGTGGCGACATGGGGCTATCGTACGCGTATCGCGAGCCCGTTGGACCGTTCATCGCCGACGCTCTCGCGCATTCGGCGAAGCTTGGGCTGCTCGCCTTCATCGTTGTCGTGCCGCTGGGTATTGCCGGCGGCGTGTGGGCCGCGATGCACGCGGGACGCTGGATCGACCGTACGATCAGCATCGCCGGTTTGTCGGCAACGGTCGTGCCGGAATTCGTCTCGTCGATCACGTTGATCCTGATCTTCGGCGTGTGGTTACGCTGGTTGCCGATCGAAGCCTCGTATCCTCCTGGCGCAGGCGTGCTCGAACAACTGAAACATCTGATCCTGCCGGTGCTGCCGCTCGTACTGGTGTTCTTTGGCTACATCGCACGCATGGCGCGAGCCGGCACCGTCGAGGCACTCGACGCCGATTACACGCGCACTGCCATTCTCAAAGGCCTGCCGCAGCGTGTCGTGATCTGGCGGCACGTGTTGCGCAATGCGCTGCTGCCTACCATCACCGTTGCCGCTACACAGCTCGGTTATATGATCGGCGGCCTCGTCGTGGTGGAGACGCTGTTCCACTATCAGGGCATCGGCTCGCTGATCTACAACGCCGCCAAGGCAAAGGACTTCCCGATGCTCGAGGCCGGCGTGCTGACGATCGGCGTCGTCTATACGGTAGCGAATCTCGCGGCCGATGCCTTGCAGGTCATGCTCAATCCGCGCCTGCGCGTGAGGAGCGGCGAATGA
- the icd gene encoding NADP-dependent isocitrate dehydrogenase — MPYQHIKVPTGGDKITVNADYSLNVSDQPIIPYIEGDGTGVDITPVMIKVVDAAVEKAYGGKKQIHWMEVFAGEKATRIYGPDVWLPEETLAAVKEYVVSIKGPLTTPVGGGIRSLNVALRQELDLYVCLRPVRYFKGVPSPLREPEKTDMVIFRENSEDIYAGIEWAAGSEQAKKVIHFLREEMGVKKIRFPETSALGVKPVSREGTDRLVRKALQYAIDNDRRSLTLVHKGNIMKFTEGAFRDWGYALAQKEFGAELVDGGPWMKFKNPKTGGDIVVKDVIADAFLQQILLRPAEYDVIATLNLNGDYISDALAAQVGGIGIAPGANMSDSVAMFEATHGTAPKYAGKDYVNPGSEILSAEMMLRHLGWTEAADAIINAMEASILQKRVTYDFARLMEGATQVSCSGFGQVLIGNL; from the coding sequence ATGCCGTATCAGCACATTAAGGTTCCGACGGGCGGAGACAAGATTACCGTCAACGCAGACTACTCGCTCAATGTCTCCGACCAGCCGATCATTCCGTATATCGAAGGTGACGGCACGGGTGTCGACATCACGCCGGTCATGATCAAGGTGGTGGACGCAGCGGTCGAGAAAGCCTACGGGGGCAAGAAGCAGATCCACTGGATGGAAGTCTTTGCAGGCGAGAAAGCGACCAGGATCTACGGCCCGGACGTGTGGCTGCCGGAAGAAACACTCGCTGCCGTGAAGGAATATGTCGTCTCGATCAAGGGACCGCTGACCACGCCGGTGGGCGGCGGCATCCGTTCGCTGAACGTGGCGCTGCGTCAGGAACTCGACCTCTATGTGTGCCTGCGGCCGGTGCGCTACTTCAAGGGCGTGCCTTCGCCTCTGCGCGAACCGGAGAAAACCGACATGGTGATCTTCCGTGAGAACTCCGAAGACATCTATGCCGGCATCGAATGGGCCGCGGGATCGGAGCAGGCGAAGAAGGTCATCCACTTTCTGCGCGAGGAAATGGGTGTGAAGAAGATCCGCTTTCCGGAGACCTCGGCGCTTGGTGTCAAGCCGGTGTCGCGCGAAGGCACGGACCGTCTGGTGCGCAAGGCGCTGCAGTATGCGATCGACAACGATCGCCGTTCACTGACGCTCGTGCACAAAGGCAACATCATGAAGTTCACGGAAGGTGCGTTCCGCGACTGGGGCTATGCGCTCGCGCAGAAGGAGTTTGGCGCGGAGCTGGTGGACGGCGGTCCGTGGATGAAATTCAAGAACCCGAAGACAGGTGGCGACATTGTCGTCAAGGACGTGATTGCCGATGCGTTCCTGCAGCAGATTCTGCTGCGTCCGGCCGAGTACGATGTGATCGCGACGCTGAACCTGAACGGCGACTATATTTCGGACGCGCTGGCGGCACAGGTTGGTGGTATCGGCATTGCGCCGGGCGCGAATATGTCGGACTCCGTGGCAATGTTCGAAGCCACTCACGGAACCGCGCCGAAATATGCGGGCAAGGACTACGTGAATCCGGGCTCGGAAATTCTCTCGGCGGAAATGATGCTGCGCCATCTTGGCTGGACCGAAGCGGCGGACGCCATTATCAACGCGATGGAAGCGTCGATTCTGCAAAAGCGTGTGACGTACGACTTTGCACGTTTGATGGAAGGCGCGACGCAGGTTTCTTGCTCGGGGTTTGGGCAGGTGTTGATCGGGAATCTGTAA
- a CDS encoding pseudouridine synthase, translated as MRLLALNKPFGTICQFSPHETRASLADWVKVPGVYPAGRLDSDSEGLLLLTDDGALQARIAEPRHKLVKRYWAQVEGAPDETALTALASGVDLGDYVTRPCHAQLIDPAATDALWPRNQPIRYRAAIPTTWIELSITEGKNRQVRRMTAAVGFPTLRLVRVGIGALDIFSLGLAPGASLELPARAPWDGLR; from the coding sequence ATGCGCCTCCTCGCTCTCAACAAGCCGTTCGGCACCATTTGCCAGTTCTCGCCGCACGAAACTCGCGCATCGCTTGCCGATTGGGTCAAGGTGCCCGGCGTCTATCCGGCCGGCCGTCTCGATTCCGATAGCGAAGGCCTGCTGCTGCTCACCGACGACGGCGCGCTCCAGGCACGTATTGCCGAGCCGCGTCACAAGCTCGTCAAACGCTACTGGGCGCAAGTCGAAGGCGCGCCGGACGAGACAGCCCTGACGGCACTCGCAAGCGGCGTCGATCTCGGCGACTATGTGACGCGCCCATGTCACGCACAACTGATCGATCCAGCCGCGACCGACGCTCTTTGGCCGCGCAATCAGCCGATCCGCTATCGCGCTGCCATCCCCACCACGTGGATCGAACTGTCGATAACGGAAGGTAAGAATCGCCAGGTCCGTCGCATGACGGCAGCGGTCGGCTTTCCTACGCTGCGTCTGGTGCGTGTCGGCATCGGTGCGCTCGATATTTTTTCGCTGGGTCTCGCGCCTGGCGCGTCGCTCGAACTGCCTGCGCGAGCTCCCTGGGACGGTCTCCGCTGA
- a CDS encoding ABC transporter substrate-binding protein → MKTPADRLLALETARRSADDYGNHAIDEFVAGRLSRRELLRYASVIGLSLAGGGLFATPQARAQGTPGAANATIRVAHLTPTGAIDPLTVGDAGGLALLVQSGEFLIDDDGEHLVLKPALALSWKPNDKGDVWTFKLRPNVKFNDGQPFTAKDVVATFDRLADPASGSAALSVLKGVLSKGGAQVVDDHTVAFHLDAPNGNFPYYVSSDNYNAIVLPANYAGNYEKSFIGTGPFKLEKYTPKVGASFVRNPDYWGEKALPERVQFSFYADEQAQILALQGRQADVMGTFTVQGGVGLMNNPEFKTIGVKSSAHRQIHMRNDDPLFKDKRVRQALALSLDRDVIVRGLFRGKAQVGNDSPFAPVFPSSDAGVPQRKIDVAKAKQLLAQAGMANGFDVTLTTEKYMEIPDLAVVVQNAAKAIGVRINLKVESQSLYYGAATPGKSDWLDSPLGITDYGHRGVPNVFLNAPLTSNGTWNAAHFKNPQYDQLVAQFVAAVDITSQRKLSGQIQTLLLDETPVIIPFFYDQLIAMRSGVNGMRFTALAQLYFNRVTLSA, encoded by the coding sequence ATGAAGACTCCCGCGGATCGACTCCTCGCGCTCGAAACTGCACGCCGCAGTGCCGACGACTACGGCAACCATGCGATCGACGAATTCGTCGCCGGCCGCCTGTCACGCCGCGAACTGCTGCGCTACGCCAGCGTGATTGGACTTTCGCTCGCGGGCGGTGGTCTCTTCGCTACCCCGCAGGCACGCGCACAAGGCACTCCGGGCGCTGCGAACGCGACCATTCGCGTTGCCCATCTGACTCCGACCGGTGCGATCGATCCCCTCACCGTCGGCGATGCCGGCGGTCTCGCGCTGCTGGTGCAGAGCGGCGAATTCCTGATCGACGACGATGGCGAGCACCTGGTCCTCAAGCCGGCGCTTGCACTCTCGTGGAAGCCGAATGACAAAGGCGATGTCTGGACCTTCAAGCTGCGTCCAAACGTGAAGTTCAACGACGGCCAGCCGTTCACGGCGAAAGACGTCGTCGCCACCTTCGACCGCCTGGCCGATCCGGCGAGCGGCTCGGCGGCGCTCTCCGTGCTGAAGGGCGTGCTGTCCAAGGGCGGCGCTCAGGTCGTCGACGATCATACGGTCGCGTTCCACCTCGACGCGCCGAACGGCAACTTCCCGTACTACGTTTCCTCGGACAATTACAACGCCATCGTGCTGCCGGCCAACTACGCGGGCAACTACGAAAAGAGCTTCATCGGCACCGGTCCGTTCAAGCTTGAAAAGTACACGCCGAAGGTCGGCGCCTCGTTCGTACGCAATCCCGACTATTGGGGTGAAAAGGCGTTGCCGGAACGCGTGCAGTTTTCGTTCTACGCCGACGAACAGGCGCAGATTCTCGCGCTGCAAGGACGTCAGGCGGACGTGATGGGTACGTTCACCGTGCAGGGCGGCGTGGGCCTCATGAACAACCCTGAGTTCAAGACGATCGGTGTGAAGTCGAGCGCGCATCGCCAGATCCACATGCGCAACGACGATCCGCTTTTCAAGGACAAGCGCGTGCGCCAAGCCTTGGCGCTGTCGCTCGATCGCGACGTGATCGTGCGTGGCCTGTTTCGCGGCAAGGCGCAGGTCGGCAACGACAGCCCGTTCGCGCCGGTGTTTCCGTCGTCCGATGCGGGCGTGCCGCAACGCAAGATCGACGTTGCCAAAGCGAAGCAACTGCTCGCGCAGGCGGGTATGGCCAACGGCTTCGACGTGACGCTCACCACGGAAAAGTACATGGAGATTCCCGATCTCGCGGTCGTCGTGCAAAACGCGGCCAAGGCGATCGGCGTACGTATCAACCTGAAGGTGGAAAGCCAGTCGCTCTACTATGGCGCGGCCACACCCGGCAAATCGGACTGGCTCGACTCGCCGCTCGGCATCACCGACTACGGCCATCGCGGCGTGCCGAACGTATTCCTCAACGCACCGCTGACGAGCAACGGGACGTGGAACGCAGCGCACTTCAAGAACCCTCAGTACGACCAACTGGTCGCGCAATTTGTGGCGGCCGTCGATATCACATCGCAGCGCAAACTCTCCGGCCAGATTCAAACGCTCTTGCTCGACGAGACGCCCGTGATCATTCCGTTCTTCTACGATCAGCTGATTGCGATGCGCTCGGGCGTCAACGGAATGCGTTTTACTGCGCTCGCGCAGCTGTACTTCAACCGCGTGACGCTCAGTGCCTGA